A part of Actinobaculum sp. 313 genomic DNA contains:
- a CDS encoding SMR family transporter, which translates to MDWLILVGSGTLEAVWAHALGRSDGLRRLRPALLFLVASTLSVAGLGIALRTIPAGTGYAVWTAVGACLTTIWAFITRTERASVTKACCIAGIIVAVVGLKVTA; encoded by the coding sequence ATGGACTGGCTGATACTTGTCGGCTCAGGAACGTTGGAAGCCGTGTGGGCGCATGCGCTGGGGCGCTCTGATGGATTACGCCGCCTGCGGCCCGCTCTCCTGTTCCTGGTCGCCAGCACGCTATCCGTGGCCGGCCTGGGCATCGCGCTGCGCACAATCCCGGCGGGCACAGGATACGCCGTGTGGACGGCCGTGGGCGCCTGCCTGACGACCATCTGGGCGTTCATCACCCGCACCGAGCGAGCCTCGGTAACAAAGGCCTGCTGTATCGCCGGGATCATCGTCGCCGTCGTCGGATTGAAGGTGACGGCGTGA
- a CDS encoding SMR family transporter encodes MWAHALGQLSGFGLPLLVFLAALLGSTIGLALAMQRLPTAVAYSVWTGIGASLAVIWGMVRGSEPVSALRIALLALLVACVVGLHAIPEERGAE; translated from the coding sequence GTGTGGGCTCACGCGCTCGGCCAGCTCTCTGGTTTTGGACTGCCCCTATTGGTGTTCCTGGCGGCGTTGCTCGGGTCAACGATTGGCCTGGCGCTGGCGATGCAGCGCCTGCCGACGGCGGTGGCGTATTCGGTGTGGACGGGTATTGGTGCGTCACTGGCAGTCATCTGGGGAATGGTTCGCGGCAGCGAACCGGTTTCCGCCCTGCGGATCGCGTTGCTAGCGCTGCTGGTGGCCTGCGTCGTCGGGCTGCACGCCATCCCGGAAGAGCGCGGGGCCGAGTAA
- a CDS encoding ATP-binding cassette domain-containing protein, translated as MVKPDPMVALASVSFNYGRRQILHDIDLAASRGVTGIVGPNGAGKTTLLSVISTLRRARSGSVTICGHDVSTRSGMQAARDRLGVLPQSFRLVPHMRVEDTIAYAAWSHGVPSSAARERAGEAAELLEISDLLQQRVGRLSGGQRQRVGIAATIAHCPEVLVLDEPTVGLDPEIRMGLRSALKEIGRDTCVILSTHLIEDVAILCDHMAVISNGRVKYTGSPRDLESQVNVEFAGEQGVMGSPLELAYLTILSKGAV; from the coding sequence ATGGTGAAGCCGGACCCGATGGTCGCCTTGGCGAGTGTTAGCTTCAACTATGGACGTCGGCAGATCCTGCACGATATCGATCTCGCCGCATCGCGTGGGGTGACGGGAATCGTTGGTCCGAACGGTGCCGGAAAAACTACCCTGCTCTCGGTGATATCGACGCTGCGGCGGGCGCGTTCGGGTAGCGTTACGATATGCGGTCATGATGTCAGCACACGGAGTGGTATGCAGGCGGCGCGTGATCGGCTGGGTGTGCTGCCGCAGAGTTTCCGCCTTGTACCGCATATGCGCGTGGAGGACACCATCGCTTATGCGGCATGGTCGCACGGGGTGCCATCTTCCGCGGCAAGAGAACGGGCAGGTGAAGCGGCCGAACTGCTGGAGATATCCGATCTGCTGCAGCAACGGGTGGGGCGGCTCTCCGGTGGTCAGCGGCAACGGGTAGGAATTGCGGCAACCATCGCACATTGCCCCGAGGTGCTAGTGCTGGATGAACCAACGGTTGGGTTGGACCCGGAAATCCGCATGGGCTTGCGTAGCGCTCTCAAGGAGATCGGGCGCGACACATGCGTGATCCTCTCGACTCACCTGATTGAAGACGTAGCGATTCTTTGTGATCACATGGCAGTGATATCAAACGGCCGCGTCAAGTACACCGGATCTCCCAGGGACCTGGAATCACAGGTCAATGTGGAATTCGCGGGAGAGCAAGGTGTTATGGGGTCACCCCTAGAACTGGCATACTTAACTATCTTGAGTAAAGGCGCCGTATGA